A genomic stretch from Sander vitreus isolate 19-12246 chromosome 17, sanVit1, whole genome shotgun sequence includes:
- the LOC144532515 gene encoding FERM domain-containing protein 6 isoform X2 — protein MSTSIKQERTICVLLPNKDQLDITVGPKPTGQDVFNRMAELLGIKELHFFGLTVVRENEHIFLDMEEKLTKYFPKEWKQDSGKGLPKRPLPIVLCLKVQYYIENGRLICERKARHLYYSDLRERVLRSECRQQEEVYFQLAGYALQADLGDHPLPRQDMEVAPYFEPKEYFPPWIVAKRGVNYLHCHGPKVHQELWGMSTRDAMLLFIRESCQLEDVPVTFYKLQKDKKAERGTALLGLTLRGMQVYQEVNNTRQLLYDFPWSNVGRLTFLGKKFEIQPDGLPSARKLVYYTGSSFRSRHLLLHLSSSHRLYLSLQPALKHLRQLEESKDKKRYRESYISDDLDLGPTGSESSPGLSRHSTSSSGIEADARQRSISTEMASMEEEGQRQAEKCFSSVASHSSSCTSGFDIGSKAPIEDEGWQEEDKEWFKNPMKNRGRDEVTLPGGSPGPPSGARPRWRARQRASGGRVCHGARSGTARKSYVADIPPSHGPTTCGRNRWGRVRCHMGGSEGQGPRRTRPGQQRLALGTWNVTSLWGKEPELVREVERYRLDLVGLTSTHSLGSGTILLDRGWTYFFSRV, from the exons ATGTCCACTTCGATAAAGCAGGAGAGAACCATTTGTGTTCTCCTCCCCAACAAAGACCAGCTGGACATTACTGTCGGG CCAAAGCCCACAGGGCAGGATGTTTTTAATCGAATGGCAGAGCTTCTTGGAATCAAAGAGCTGCACTTCTTTGGCCTCACAGTGGTGAGGG AAAATGAGCACATCTTTTTAGACATGGAGGAGAAACTGACTAAGTACTTTCCTAAGGAATGGAAGCAAGATTCAGGAAAG GGATTACCGAAGAGACCCTTGCCTATAGTGCTCTGTCTCAAAGTGCAGTACTACATAGAAAACGGTAGACTCATTTG TGAACGTAAGGCACGGCATCTATACTACTCTGACTTGCGGGAGCGGGTGCTTCGCTCTGAATGTCGTCAGCAGGAGGAGGTGTACTTCCAGCTGGCAGGTTACGCCTTGCAGGCTGATCTCGGTGACCACCCGCTGCCCAGGCAGGATATGGAGGTCGCTCCTTACTTTGAACCCAAGGAGTACTTCCCCCCTTGG ATTGTAGCTAAGCGTGGAGTAAACTATCTCCACTGCCATGGGCCCAAGGTGCATCAAGAGCTGTGGGGAATGTCTACTCGTGATGCCATGCTGCTCTTCATCAGGGAGTCATGTCAACTGGAGGATGTACCCGTCACGTTTTATAAACTGCAAAAG GacaaaaaggcagagagaggaaCGGCATTGCTCGGCCTGACCCTGCGAGGAATGCAGGTTTATCag GAGGTGAACAACACGCGACAGCTGTTGTACGACTTCCCCTGGTCAAATGTGGGACGTCTCACTTTCCTG GGTAAGAAATTTGAGATCCAGCCAGATGGCTTGCCATCAGCCAGGAAGCTGGTTTACTACACTGGGTCATCGTTTCGCTCTCGCCACCTCCTCCTGCACCTGAGCAGCAGCCATCGCCTCTACCTCAGCCTCCAGCCTGCTCTCAAACACCTACGCCAGCTGGAGGAGAGCAAAG ATAAAAAGCGCTACAGAGAGTCGTACATCAGTGATGACCTGGACTTGGGCCCCACAGGCAGCGAGAGCAGCCCTGGTCTGTCGCGACACTCCACCAGCAGCTCTGGAATTGAAGCGGACGCCCGCCAGCGCAGCATCTCCACAGAGATGGCCTCCATGGAGGAGGAAGGTCAACGGCAAGCAGAGAAATGTTTCAGCTCAGTAGCCAGCCACAGCAGCTCCTGTACATCTGGGTTTGACATAGGCAGTAAGGCTCCAATAGAAGATGAGGGGTGGCAAGAGGAAG acaaagaatggttcaaaaatcctatgaaaaatcgaggaagggatgaagtgaccctgcccggaggaagcccggggcccccgtctggagccaggcccagatggagggctcgtcagcgagcgtctggtggccgggtttgccacggagcccggtcgggcacagcccgaaaaagctacgtggcggacatccctccatcccatgggcccaccacctgtgggaggaaccgctggggtcgggtgcgctgccacatgggtggcagtgaaggtcaggggcctcgacggaccagacccgggcagcagaggctggctctggggacgtggaatgtcacctctctgtgggggaaggagccggaacttgtgcgggaggtggagcgctaccggttagatctggtggggcttacctctacgcacagtcttggttctggaaccatactcctggataggggttggacttaCTTCTTctccagggtgtga
- the LOC144532515 gene encoding FERM domain-containing protein 6 isoform X1 — protein sequence MSTSIKQERTICVLLPNKDQLDITVGPKPTGQDVFNRMAELLGIKELHFFGLTVVRENEHIFLDMEEKLTKYFPKEWKQDSGKGLPKRPLPIVLCLKVQYYIENGRLICERKARHLYYSDLRERVLRSECRQQEEVYFQLAGYALQADLGDHPLPRQDMEVAPYFEPKEYFPPWIVAKRGVNYLHCHGPKVHQELWGMSTRDAMLLFIRESCQLEDVPVTFYKLQKDKKAERGTALLGLTLRGMQVYQEVNNTRQLLYDFPWSNVGRLTFLGKKFEIQPDGLPSARKLVYYTGSSFRSRHLLLHLSSSHRLYLSLQPALKHLRQLEESKDKKRYRESYISDDLDLGPTGSESSPGLSRHSTSSSGIEADARQRSISTEMASMEEEGQRQAEKCFSSVASHSSSCTSGFDIGSKAPIEDEGWQEEEIKTNIENPNEVLVDDPDEMFQLADLLEGVSVDCSELSSETCSPENKTFPTDSDEDLEKLRNKDMLKQMLKSRAQVCVDRHSHSLDDVRLFPPPARLGKTLPPDSSHSYTFGLPDASTNTKIPVDHSYYPLLHCHAKPSFYGCRSTNCLSLDMLGDEQFLEFIL from the exons ATGTCCACTTCGATAAAGCAGGAGAGAACCATTTGTGTTCTCCTCCCCAACAAAGACCAGCTGGACATTACTGTCGGG CCAAAGCCCACAGGGCAGGATGTTTTTAATCGAATGGCAGAGCTTCTTGGAATCAAAGAGCTGCACTTCTTTGGCCTCACAGTGGTGAGGG AAAATGAGCACATCTTTTTAGACATGGAGGAGAAACTGACTAAGTACTTTCCTAAGGAATGGAAGCAAGATTCAGGAAAG GGATTACCGAAGAGACCCTTGCCTATAGTGCTCTGTCTCAAAGTGCAGTACTACATAGAAAACGGTAGACTCATTTG TGAACGTAAGGCACGGCATCTATACTACTCTGACTTGCGGGAGCGGGTGCTTCGCTCTGAATGTCGTCAGCAGGAGGAGGTGTACTTCCAGCTGGCAGGTTACGCCTTGCAGGCTGATCTCGGTGACCACCCGCTGCCCAGGCAGGATATGGAGGTCGCTCCTTACTTTGAACCCAAGGAGTACTTCCCCCCTTGG ATTGTAGCTAAGCGTGGAGTAAACTATCTCCACTGCCATGGGCCCAAGGTGCATCAAGAGCTGTGGGGAATGTCTACTCGTGATGCCATGCTGCTCTTCATCAGGGAGTCATGTCAACTGGAGGATGTACCCGTCACGTTTTATAAACTGCAAAAG GacaaaaaggcagagagaggaaCGGCATTGCTCGGCCTGACCCTGCGAGGAATGCAGGTTTATCag GAGGTGAACAACACGCGACAGCTGTTGTACGACTTCCCCTGGTCAAATGTGGGACGTCTCACTTTCCTG GGTAAGAAATTTGAGATCCAGCCAGATGGCTTGCCATCAGCCAGGAAGCTGGTTTACTACACTGGGTCATCGTTTCGCTCTCGCCACCTCCTCCTGCACCTGAGCAGCAGCCATCGCCTCTACCTCAGCCTCCAGCCTGCTCTCAAACACCTACGCCAGCTGGAGGAGAGCAAAG ATAAAAAGCGCTACAGAGAGTCGTACATCAGTGATGACCTGGACTTGGGCCCCACAGGCAGCGAGAGCAGCCCTGGTCTGTCGCGACACTCCACCAGCAGCTCTGGAATTGAAGCGGACGCCCGCCAGCGCAGCATCTCCACAGAGATGGCCTCCATGGAGGAGGAAGGTCAACGGCAAGCAGAGAAATGTTTCAGCTCAGTAGCCAGCCACAGCAGCTCCTGTACATCTGGGTTTGACATAGGCAGTAAGGCTCCAATAGAAGATGAGGGGTGGCAAGAGGAAG agatcAAGACCAATATTGAAAATCCAAATGAGGTTCTTGTGGATGATCCTGATGAGATGTTCCAGTTGGCTGATCTTCTTGAAGGAGTGTCTGTGGATTGTTCCGAACTCTCCTCAGAGACTTGCTCACCAG AAAACAAAACGTTTCCCACAGACAGTGATGAAGACCTCGAGAAATTGCGTAACAAGGATATGTTAAAACAG ATGCTGAAATCTAGGGCACAAGTTTGCGTAGATCGACACAGCCACAGTCTAGATGATGTACGTCTGTTCCCACCTCCGGCACGGCTGGGGAAGACACTGCCACCTGATTCCTCCCACAGCTATACCTTTGGCCTCCCAGATGCCTCAACAAACACAAAGATCCCTGTTGATCACAGTTATTACCCCCTTTTGCACTGCCATGCCAAACCTTCCTTCTATGGCTGCAGGTCTACTAACTGCCTCTCCTTGGACATGTTAGGTGATGAACAGTTCCTGGAATTCATACTTTGA